attatgatataatataatatgatattatatttatagtataatacaaaaataaaggtataaaatattataattattagtataaattaattttgcataatataacataatattatattatttaacataacatattaatgtattatgatataatataatatgatattatatttatagtataacacaaaaataaaggtataaaatattataattattagtataaaataatttttcataattttccataaaataattttccgcggtccaggggctcttcttcgtggtccacgctcgaggaggacctcagcgtgggccgcgaggttgatgataaaaaaaaaacaatagattaattttggaaggtatggaaaaggattaaaaattttttcttctaaaatgtggttcaagagatgcatacaaaattgaaaaaaaaaaatcttttgttatggaagggagtctgacggctagggttcttggctccaacagatttttaggtttataaagggacaaactatgtaattatgttattttaatatgggcatttttgtcaaaaatacagccttccgaaaaagctgaaacagcttcctcccaaaagctgtttcagcttcccgcaaaagctgaaacagctttttgaaaaatttaccaaacacagtttttcatctaaaagtacttttggagggccagaaagtgccctccaaaagctcccccaaacagggccttaatcATCTGAGAGCcctcaccggtgtttccggTGAGGTTTTGTGTAGGTCCGCTACCGCCGCCGCGCAGGAGGTGACTCTCGTCTTCTTCCTCCAATCACGGGCGGCTCCCTCGACCCTTTCGGCAttgtcaccctcgggccaaatttgaaccacaacagatTCTTTCGTTGCTCTAATTTTTTACTATATATACCACGGCATTATTTCCTCACCCTCCGGCATTATTTCCTCAAACCACGCTTCACCAAATAAAAAGTTATGCTTTCCAAGCCCCACAAAGActtaatttcttaaaaaaatgtcATTTTGCTTAAGCTAGCAGTACAAATTAAATGCCAGCCGTTATTTCTATTATAGAACTTAAAAGACCCCATCTGAAACTGTTATAATAACCATTACCTTAAACCTCTCGTGTGtgcgtgtgtgcatgtgtgtgtatgtgtgtgtgtgtgtgtgtgtgagagagagagagagagagagagagagagagagatgattaCTGGCTACATAAGTTAAATTGTTGCACCAGGAGGTTAGGTTATTGTTGTAGCTACACTTGTCAGGCAGCTTGAGGGCCTCCTCCCTGGTGGTGTGCAGGTTCTCTACGACTTCGGGATTGTTGAAGAGGGTGCAGAAGCAACGGGGAACTGCGGCAAGAACCGTTCCTACCACTTTACAGCAAATCTGCGGGGGCTTCTCGTGGTTCAGGTACTCTTGGCACGGCAGCAGCCTCTCGAGGCAGGGGAGCGTGTCCCCGGGGAGCACCGCCTCGTCGCCATCCTCCAGGCTCACGCCCATGGAGCCCCATGCTGAGATCAACAGGATTGCACCCACGATTACCCTCGAAGACATCTCTCCTTCAAGAAAGGCAGAGAGGTTCGCTCATTTGAAGCATGTGAGTTCGATTCTATCCTACGTATACCTCGTCCCGGCCGGCTTTCCTTGTCTTCGTTTTTGGTTGGTCTCGTTTTGTTGTTTGCCTCCGCGTGCGGCGGAGGCTGCATGCATGGGGTTGCTCGTTTAAGGACCGGTCTTATTATAGTGGCATTTATAATAGACGGTGGGTAGGGGAGTTCGGGACGGCTTTTATTCTGGGACGTGCGTGCGTCCGGAGGAATGGAGACCGATCgactgaaaaataaaacaatcaatttttgagagagagggagagagatggcGAGATATAAGAGTTTATTGCTCGCTTTGCTATATTGATAAGAGTTTATTGGGAAAAATTTGTTATCTTGGTATAAACCAGAGGGTAGTGCCACCATCTCTGGATGAACCGACATGATGAGACTATTATTTTATCTATTGAATCGAATGCTCTGTAACTAAACTAATACAAGATAGCTATAACAAAATTTGACTATCTTTGCAAATTTATCATTATGCTATCAATTGATATCTCGAGAAATATGAGCTCGTATCGGCGGAGATAATGATAGCCATTGTGAtcaaatttttatttcttttttttatacaatGGCAGTTCAAATGGCTCTAGTGTAGGTACAGCCAGTAGAAAAAGAGCCATCGTGATCATTTAATGGGCCAGAGAGCCAGCCCATTTGTGTCGAGGCCTCGACAAGGAGGGAAACGTACCGGTCATAGGTAACAATTCTTCTCATCATGGAGTGGCGTCTACGCAAACGTACGTGGCTTCCTTCTATCTTAATAAATGATATATTGGATTTTCTCCAAAATCCTAATCTCTCGCTCAAGTCCAGCACGATAGACGTTAGAACTAACCTTTGTTGACTCTCTATCTATTGGATCCAATGCATGGCTCTTTTGTCCAAATGCAAGAGTCTACCAAGccttttcaagaaatttattaaaaaaattgtacTTCTCGGGCCTGAAATTGAGGGTATGCGAGTTTGTCTGAAGAAATAATAAAAGATATAAAAATGATCTAAAGATAGGACCATAAGAAATTGATGAGCTGAAACATAAAGAATTTTTTAATAGAAACATGAACAACTACTTGATGGGTCTATAATTGTTTTTGTTCGTGATaccttttattttatattcaccGTAAATCtcccaatttttttattaaaaataatttttttacgtacatatccttctaaatattaaaatttacatGCATACCCTTATTTGCACGTGTACCTTTATAAAATGCTTGTTTTGCGTGCATagccttcattttttttcttgcatatatGCTTATACTATCCAACGTCGTTAAAAAAATagcagtttaaaattaaaaataagtaaaatatttttagtgggtagttatgcaaaaagaaatatttgataagagtatatatatgtaaataataCTTTGTGAGGGTATTTATACAATTTCACATATTTATAAAGatttatatgcaaaaaaatctattttttttattttaacctATTTTAACACTCGAATTTGTCTAATGTCTGCTACTGTTATGCTCATGGATGGAAGAACAATATCAATCATACctaagcaaattcattaaaggaCTTCGAACCCTTCAACCTCTATGGCTATATGGTAAAAGGCTACCCCTTATGGTGTATATCTTAAACCACTTTTCTTTGAAGCTTCAATTttctagaagaagaaaatatctAGTGTATGTGGTTCATCTTGTCACGGTAATTTTAAATTAGCTACTAGCCTGCACATGAAAAGTTTTCTAactctaaaaaataaatattacaaACCTCATACACTAAAAGATAAATGTTGCAAATCTCTTACAACACTTttctttaaatagttcataaaaCTAAAATCAGGACCTGACCATTTTcatataaaaaatgatataatgAAAGGCTATCTATGGTGGAGAAGGAAGTCGAGCGAATGGTTTTAATTCCAGATGAAGAAGTGAAAGAGAAGGTTGAGAAAGATCCAAAAATTTCTCAAAAGAGAGTAGAGATATTAGTTTCTAGTAAAAGGATactttcataattttaattaatttttaatttaaataaataagattTTTGAGGACATGCACGTAAATATAAATTTACAGGGCATTCAtgtaaatttcaatatttataaGGGTAGTTATGCAAAaatctaagatttttttttgcatgtatacccttttgCATATATGAAATTGTATAAATACCCTCCAAAATTgctatttacatgtatatccttataaacattttttttacatatttatccattaatgatatttttttcatttcaattttaaACCGCTGATTTTTTAACAGCGATAGATGGCATGGAtacatacacaaaaaaaaagtttgataaagatatacatacaaatatcaattttgagagGGTAGTCACGCAAACTCCAATGTTTAGAAGAGTATACAagcaaaaaaatacaaaaataaatgaagaagaaatttttaaaGAATGATGGTGGATAGGATATTTGGCGAAACTCCTACCTTTtcgaacaaaattaaaaaaaaaaacaattcataTAGTACACAAGATAGCACAAGGTTACCAAATCATAAGTATATGATGGTGTAAGCTCCTACTTGTCCATTGACAAATGCAACATATTCCAAAATGTATCAAATTAAAccttaaagatatatatatatatatatatatatatatatatatatatatatatatatatatatatatatatatatatatatatatatatatatatatatatgaattgcCCAAAAATCGTCCCCAAGTACAAACAATGGAACGATTCCTGAACAAATCAGTAGGTAGAACGTCCATGGTCCAAAAATCAAACACGTTATAACCTACGCCAAgctattaaaaaagaaaaaaaaagaagaaaaaagaactaGTTAACATTCGGCCGAGGAACTAGTTCAATGCATTTGGTTTTTGGGCTATGGACTTGCACCTACTGATTTTTGGGTTTTTTGGGACATGGGTTTGTGGTATAGACTGTCAGTGAATCATCGAAATAGCTTTGCATTTGTATCTTTTACCCACGTTTCCCTGATATGAGTTCATTCAAGCTCCTGATCCTCTCTCTTAATGGTTTTCTCTAAACCAAAAGTgagagatagatagagagagagagattccacAGTGAATGATAGCATGAAGAGCTAAAACTTCATGACTTCCAggcctttttttccttctcttttgcaAACATTTAAGCTGCTTTTCATGTTTctcttaacaaaattcttttcatgTTGCAAGAGATaaacaaaccatgaaacaatttttaATTAGTGATTTCCATCTCCACTTCAATATTGAAGGAATGAAATGAAATAGTACGtatatttgcttttcttttcttttttttttaaataaaaagatgGAAAAACCATCAAATTCATTAATGGTATTGTTTTCTTTGGTTAGGTGGTTGATCTTTTTTTCCCAAAGAAGTTCAGTGGTCATTGACCAGCTcgcattctttctttttttttttgttggtaacTACCTCGCATATTGTTCAATGAATGAGAGCAAGGAAGAATTCATATGTTATAGAAACCCATGGAAAAATAAAGGCAAACAAGAAGGGTTATAAAAATCATGACATGCTCACGGAGATCATAACTCAAccccaaatttttaaaaacatcttttttaaaaaaacaacttGGTGGTAGCCTCCACCAAACAAGACTGAAAGCCAAAAAAACAAACATCTACAGTACAGAATATAAACCAATCTCTCAACTAACCAAACCAACGAATAAAATAAATGGGACTGCTGATACCAGAACGACAGCATAGAGGAGTCACCCAAAACAATACCAGCGAACACACAAGCTGAGTTTTGGGTGCTGAATAATTTCCTCGACGCACACATAAACCTTCTTGCTCGCATTTCTGTTTCtggctttgttttgtttcttaGTGGGTTGATCTTGGTACGAGTACATATATTTTGTATTGGGCAAAGCCTTTTGAATGTAGTTGGCTGATGTCTCTTCTGAGGTCTTCAGCCCCATTAGCTTGTTTTCAGTTCCTCgccactgaaaaagaaaaaaattgtagTAGTTTCCCATTATGTATTAGTGATAATTAACAGAGTAATGCTATGGTGACACAAAATAGCATTCAGAAAATCACGCAGGCAGCTTTCAGTTTTCAGAAGCACGAGGCAAGACAAAGgtgtctctccctctctctctctctctcaagacAGGTGGTTTGAAGTTTAAACCACCATTAGGCATGAAGAGACTCCAATTTTGTTTTGAGTGCAAAATAGGAAGCATAACTTCATAGTGGTATGTAAGTTAGTCTTGTTACCCTTCAAGTTGATCAAATCAATCCAAGCCAAAATCCGGACCTACAAGCGAGTCTTGGGTCAGGAAGTACCCAAAGTTATGATCAAATGTCTATTTCGGAGGAAAATTAATGACCATGGAAACTCAACCAGTCAAAGTAGTCCTTTCCTCCATCCGTGTGAAAGACGCCCAGAAGTTGACGCGTGCACGTTGCTTTGCCATTTTATATAGTTTTAAATAATAAGTATCTTTATCTAGTATTAAATGTGATTTGTACAATTTAGAGTTGTTCCGAATATAATATCCATGAAAATTTGGGTCCTTCAACCAAAAGATTTGCTAACATCGGTTTTAAAAGGGTCATTACTGCCCAACCTAGAAAATGGATATGATTACGGTGCTCCATTAGATTCCCCCAAATGTTAAAATCCAAAGgtgatatttgatttgtgagagTCATTGGACCAATTTTATTCTAatcattaaattttattttttttaaaaaaaaataatgcttaAATGTCATATTTATTATGTTTGCATGAaaggggagaaagaaagaattaaatgttgtgAAAGAGATAAAAACAATATGATCATAAAGAAATGATGGGAAATATGCTTAGGGGATCATTAGCCTCGAACTTTTTTAACTATGTGAAGAAGTAGTCATGTGTTTCGGTcatatatgtgatttattagatagCAACTTTTGAGACTATTCGCCTAGTAGCATTAATAGCACCTAGATACAAAAAAAACAGTTGTTATCACGGTCGCAATAACAAGTGATACAAGCATGAGAAGCTTCATAATGCCGTTACCTTCTTATTTATAAGTAATTCACATGAGCAGAGTCCTTGTCCACTCAATTCCAAATATGAATGGTGCGTAAATCAGAGCACTGCAAACTGGTATTCATCTACTTTTAAGTCAAGCAAGGTAACGGAattaactcctttttttttttcggctaAAAATGAATTTTTCATACAATACGCgtatgaatacatccaataaaatcaaaaacattaaCTCGCGGAGTGCTAGTGGTAACTCCCCCTTTCTTGCCCAGAAGGTGTATCCTGAATGGTGAGCCGCATAACGgtcggccgccccattggcttctTTAAATACATGTTTGGCTTGGACAACTACCCCATCCCTCCTCATCATCCCTATATCCCGGATCAGGGGGTGATCTGTGCTCTCACCCCTCGATCCCTTCTGAATCTATCCGATAACCGTGGCCGAATTGACTCTAGTTATTCTTTAAATTGGTATCGACACCACAAATCCAAAGGTGGTTCGATTACTCTAATAAAAATTTGAAGCTCcatatatataaaattcagaatttaTTGTGTGAACTCAAGGAAAGGCATCGAAGAGCATTGATCAGAAAGGAAATGATCTCCACAGCTTTCTACCATCTTCATTCACGTTTGAACAGAACTTCATGCGTGTAGGACTCTTTGGATCGGACCCTCATGCTATGTTTAGACTGACTTCACACGTGTGACCAGTGCTCCCTTGCCACCCCCACCCCCCTTTCCTCGTGTGCACGAGTCTTGCCACCCCCTGCTGGGGGTGGGGGTGGTGAGGATTCGTGAGGCTTTTAAAGGCAGGTAGCCGGGGAACTAGTCAGCTGGCTTgggagtctctctctctctctctgtctctgtctctttctctgtgtgtgtgtgtggctgCAGAGATTTACTTGAAGGAGAGAATGGGAAGGCAGCCATGTTGTGACAAGGTGG
This is a stretch of genomic DNA from Phoenix dactylifera cultivar Barhee BC4 chromosome 9, palm_55x_up_171113_PBpolish2nd_filt_p, whole genome shotgun sequence. It encodes these proteins:
- the LOC103716285 gene encoding non-specific lipid transfer protein GPI-anchored 30-like codes for the protein MSSRVIVGAILLISAWGSMGVSLEDGDEAVLPGDTLPCLERLLPCQEYLNHEKPPQICCKVVGTVLAAVPRCFCTLFNNPEVVENLHTTREEALKLPDKCSYNNNLTSWCNNLTYVAKVESSSRKFPTVTEAPVPNGLTPTKAPTMHLMTGLTSLDVILGVSSVLLLILEV